A window of the Hevea brasiliensis isolate MT/VB/25A 57/8 chromosome 6, ASM3005281v1, whole genome shotgun sequence genome harbors these coding sequences:
- the LOC131180786 gene encoding uncharacterized protein LOC131180786, with protein MFGFSYSRLALNKSVSLFVSNAQLGILPFHSLFVIRSFSSSTSSNLNDNSFVVSYLINSCGLTLKSAQSISKIKRIRFETPERPDSVLRLLREHGFTNTHISRIVKSRPQVLLAHPENTLMPKFEFLCSIGVSTSGLSIIVSRNPFLLTQSIEQYLIPLYEFLKSILVSDEKVVTALKHMRGCTFKLNCFSNNLAFLRGLGVPQSSISYLLTQCPSLMCQEMGKFAERVNKVMKLGFDPSKIMFVEAVLVFYMMAQKTWEHKMEVYRRWALSEDEIWLIFRKHPICMTLSEKKVMGTMDFLVYKMGWQPAAVARVPVVLCYSLERRIMPRCSVVRVLLLKGLIKADIHLSSVLISSEKLFLERFVIKYQENVPQLLDIFQRKGDLKELGLDFDDNFKISRLRNV; from the coding sequence ATGTTTGGTTTTTCCTATTCAAGATTAGCTTTGAATAAGAGTGTTTCTCTGTTTGTTTCGAATGCTCAACTGGGTATTCTTCCTTTTCACTCATTATTCGTAATCAGATCCTTTTCGTCTTCAACATCTTCGAATTTGAATGACAACTCATTTGTAGTCTCATATCTCATAAATTCATGTGGATTAACTCTAAAATCTGCTCAATCTATCTCTAAGATTAAGAGGATTCGTTTTGAAACCCCTGAAAGACCGGACTCAGTACTTAGGCTTCTCAGGGAACATGGATTCACCAATACCCACATCTCCAGAATTGTTAAGAGTCGGCCCCAGGTGCTCTTAGCGCATCCAGAAAACACACTCATGCCCAAGTTCGAGTTTCTGTGTTCTATAGGGGTTTCAACATCAGGCCTTTCAATAATTGTTTCTAGGAACCCATTTTTGTTGACTCAAAGTATAGAGCAATATCTTATCCCACTTTATGAGTTCCTTAAAAGTATACttgtttctgatgagaaagtaGTTACGGCCCTGAAACACATGAGAGGGTGTACTTTTAAGCTGAACTGCTTTTCGAACAATTTAGCCTTCTTAAGAGGGCTTGGAGTTCCTCAATCATCCATCTCTTACTTGCTCACCCAATGTCCGTCACTAATGTGCCAAGAAATGGGCAAGTTTGCTGAAAGGGTTAATAAGGTTATGAAACTAGGATTTGACCCTTCAAAAATTATGTTTGTTGAGGCAGTCCTTGTTTTTTATATGATGGCGCAAAAAACATGGGAACACAAAATGGAGGTTTATAGGAGATGGGCTTTGTCTGAAGATGAGATTTGGTTGATTTTCAGAAAGCATCCCATTTGTATGACTTTGTCTGAGAAGAAGGTCATGGGTACGATGGATTTTCTAGTGTACAAAATGGGCTGGCAGCCTGCTGCTGTTGCTAGAGTTCCAGTTGTGCTTTGTTATAGTTTGGAGAGGAGGATTATGCCTAGATGTTCAGTTGTAAGAGTTTTGCTTTTAAAGGGTTTGATTAAGGCAGACATCCATTTATCCTCGGTGTTGATATCTTCTGAAAAGCTCTTCTTGGAAAGGTTTGTGATTAAGTATCAAGAAAATGTGCCTCAATTGTTGGATATCTTTCAGAGAAAAGGGGATCTTAAAGAACTTGGCTTGGACTTTGATGATAATTTTAAGATTTCTAGGTTACGAAATGTCTAG